Genomic window (Rathayibacter sp. VKM Ac-2760):
CTCCGGCGCCCCGCTGGTCCACGCCGCCGACACGAAGGACCGCCGTGCCCGACTCCGACAGACGCTCGCTGACCCGCTCGCCCAGCCCCCGCCTGATCACCGCCGTCCTCGCCTTCGCGGGGATGAGCGCCTCGTTCATGCAGACGCTGGTCGTCCCGATCCAGTCCGAGCTGCCCACGCTGCTCGGCGCCGATCGGAGCGAGACCGCGTGGGTGATCACCGCGACGCTGCTCAGCGCCTGCATCCTCACCCCGGTCTCCGGCCGGCTCGGCGACCTCTACGGCAAGCGCCGGATGGCGCTCGCCGCGCTCGTCGTCCTGGTGCTCGGCTCGATCGTCTGCGCCTTCGCGGACGACGTCTGGACCCTCGTCGTCGGCCGCGCGCTCCAGGGCGCGGTGATGGGCGTCATCCCGCTCGGCATCTCGATCCTCCGCGACACCCTGCACCGCGACCGCCTGCCCGGCGCGATCGCCCTGGTCAGCGCGACGCTCGGCATCGGCGGCGCGCTCGGACTGCCGCTGAGCGCGCTGGTCGCCGAGAACCTCGACTGGCACGTGCTGTTCTGGATGTCCGCCGGACTCGGCGTGCTCGACATCGTCCTCGTGCTCCTGGTCATCCCGGTCTCGACCCTGCGCTCGCCGGGCCGCTTCGACATCGTCGGCACCATCGGCCTCGCGATCGGACTGAGCGGCATCCTGATCGCCGTCTCCCGCGGCAACGACGCGGGCTGGACGAGCCCCGCGATCCTCGGCTCCGGCCTCGGCGGCGTCGCGGTCCTGCTGATCTGGGGCTGGTACGAGCTGCGGCAGGAGAGCCCGCTCGTCGATCTGCGGGTGGCCGCCCGCCCCGCCGTCCTGTTCACGAACCTCGCCTCGGTCGCCGTCGGCTTCGCCTTCTTCGGCGCGCAGATCACCCTGCCGCAGCGCCTCGAGCTTCCCGCGGCCTCGGGCGTCGGCTTCGGCCTCAGCCTCATCGTCGCCAGCCTGGTGCTGGCGCCCTCCGGCCTCGCGATGATGGCCACCTCGCCACTCGCGGCCCGCCTCTCGGCCCAGTCGGGTCCGCGCCTGGTGCTGGTCTCGGGTGCGGCGCTGATCGCCGTCTCCTATCTGCTGATCCTCCCGTTCGGAGCGGAGGTGTGGCAGATCCTGGTGATCAACGCACTGATCGGCGTCGGCCTCGGCCTCGCCTACGCCGCGATGCCGACGCTGATCATGCACGCCGTGCCCGCCTCCGAGACCGCGGCGGCGAACGGACTGAACTCGCTGATGCGCACGCTCGGCACGACGCTGTCGTCCGCGGTCACCGCGGCGGTCCTGGCGCAGCTGACCGTCTCGGTCGGCGCCGTCGATCTGCCGAGCTCCGAGGCGTTCCAGACCACGTTCGTCATCGGCGCGATCGGCGCCGTGGTCGCCGTGGTGCTCGGCCTGCTCATCCCGAAGGTCTCCCGCCCGGAGTCGCACCCCGCGCTGCCCTGATCGCGGGCGGTGGTCACTCCTCGTCGAGGAGCAGCCGCTCGATCTGCAGCTCGCGCAGCCGCACCGTCGCCAGCTGGTTCTCCCGCGCCGCGATCGCGAGCCGGCAGAGCAGCACGGCGAGGACGAGCACGATCACGACGACGGCGACGGCCGCGACGATGTACAGGATCCCGAAGACGTTGAGAGCGGAGAACATCCTCCGACGCTACCCATCAGGGGCCGGGCGGGTCGTCCCCCAAGGGGAGGAAGGGCGACTCCTCGGAACCGCGATGGCGCTTCACATCCGGGCCCGAGGTGCCCGCGCGTAGGGTGGTCGACCGTGGAACCCCGATCCTCCGACCGTGCAGCGCCCGCCGTGCCCCCGCTCACGGACGAGGTGGCCCAGGCGCTCGACGCGACGACGGTCGCCGAGATCCGGGCCCTCCGCGACGACTTCGCGCGGTTCATGCTGCAGTACAAGTTCGGCATGGACGAGATCGTCACGAAGGTGACGATCCTGCAGGAGGAGTTCCGCGAGATGCGGGAGTACAACCCGATCGAGCACGTGTCGAGCCGGCTGAAGTCCTCCGACAGCCTGATCGAGAAGATCGAGCGCAAGGGCTGCGACACCTCCTTCGAGGGCATCGCCGGCGCGATCACCGACATCGCGGGCGTCCGGATCACCTGCAGCTTCGTCTCGGACGTCTACGACGTCTTCGAGATGCTCACCTCGCAGGCCGATGTCCGCGTCCTCGAGGTGAAGGACTACATCGCCAACCCCAAGGAGAACGGCTACAAGAGCCTGCACGCGATCGTCGAGGTGCCGGTGTTCCTCTCCGGCGGCTCGGTGGACGTCTGCGTCGAGATCCAGTTCCGCACCATCGCGATGGACTTCTGGGCGAGCCTCGAGCACAAGATCTACTACAAGTACGAGCGCCAGGTGCCGCAGCAGCTGCTCGACGGCCTCGCCGACGCGGCCCGCACCGCCGCCGCGCTCGACGCGGACATGGAGCGCCTGCACCGCCAGGTCCGCGGCGAGCTGCCCCTGGACCCGGTCCTCCGCGTCGTCGACGTCTGACCCGCTCGCGTCGTCCCGGCGATCGAGCAGCCGGCCTCGCTCGCCTGCTGATCGAGCGGCCCACCCCGCCTGCTTGCTGATCGAGCAGCCCGCCTCGCCCTCTTGCTGATCGAGTAGCCCGCATCGCGGGCGTATCGAGATCCACCGTCGCCCGCACATCGGGTCTCGATCCGCCGCTGCCCGGCTGCTCGATCAGCAGGCGAAGGCCTCCGAGCATGCCCGCCTGCCTGGCGATCGAGTCGAGATCCCGTCTACCCCAGCGCCGTCACCAGCACGAGCAGCAGCACCGCGGTCCCGTTCAGCGTCGCGTGCGAGACGATCGCCGCACCGAGGCGCCCGGTGACCGTCGAGATCCACCCGTGCGCGAGCCCCGCGATCACGGTCGTCGCGCCGAGCGTCACGACCGTCGCCGGGTTCACCATCTGGTGCCCGTGCAGCAGAGCGAACACGAGCGTCGACGCGATCACGCTGAAGACGGCCGCCCAGACCCGGCGCCCGCGGCTGGGAGGCGCGGCGCCGTCCTTCCGCCGCAGCATCCGGTTGCGCACCGCCCGCATCACGACGCCGCGGCAGAGGATCTCCTCGACGACCGGCGCCACCAGCACCGGGATCGCCACCGAGCTGAGCACGAACCAGAGCGGATCGGGGTCGAGCTCGAGATTCCCCTGAGCGTCCTGCAGCAGCGGTGCGAAGGCGAGCAGCACCGCCACGATCGCGATCCGCACGCCGATCCCGAGCCCGATCCCGATCGGCACGTCGATCCAGCGGAACCGCAGCCCGTAGTCGGCGGCGAGCGACCCGAGCCCGCGCAGCCGCGACGCGGCGAACGGGATGACGAGCGCGACCAGATAACTGGCGAAGGATCCCGCGAAGACGAGCCCGGGGGAGTAGGGCAGCACCCCGAAGCCGAACAGCAGGATCAGCAGCGCGAGCGGCAGCACGATCCCCGCGATGGTCAGCGCCGCCGTCGGCAGCCCCCACCGCACCCGCGGATCCGGCAGATAGAGGAGAGAGGAGTACGGAGCGTCGACCGACGGCTGCGGCTCGGGCGGCGGCGCCCACGCGAACGCGGGCCCACTCGGCACCGGCGCGCCGACGGGAGGCTGCTCGGGGGCGACGGTCGACGGATCGGGCGGCGGGAAGGCGGCGGGATTCATGGCCCGCCCAGGCTACGCAGCCCAGCTGAGCGCACGGAGCGCACCTCCGGCTCGCAGAACCACGTCCGGCTCGCAGGATCGGTCCGTTCCCGCGAGCCGAGGTCGATTCGACGAGCCGACGAGCCGGTGCGGACGGTCGAGCTCGAGTGCATCGATCCGCAAGGCGACAAGCCCTCCGTCTCCGCGACGAGTGTTCGTTTTTTTCGATTGTGCCGAGTACGATCGATGCCATGAGCACCTCCACCGATCGTCCACGCGGTGCCCTCAAGGCCCAGACGTACCTCCCCGAGGCCGGCGCCCGCGACGAGATCCTCGACTTCGCCGCGCTGATGCGCGAGCTCGAGATCTTCCTGGCGCAGAACTCGTCCAAGGCGGCGCTGGTCGACCCTCAGGGCAGGGCTCGACCCATCCCCGACGAGATCTTCCGCATCCTCGATCAGGTGACGAACGCCCTCGCCGCGGGAGAGGGCATCACCGTCGTCCCGCAGGGGGCGACGATGACAACTCAGCAGGCCGCGGACTTCCTCGGGATCAGCCGTCCCACGCTGGTCCGCCTGTTGGAGGCGGGCGACATCGCTCATGACAAGCCCGGCCGTCACCGTCGTGTCCGTTTGGAGGACCTGGTCGCCTACCAGGCGGACTCCCGAGCCGAACGCCGCGCCGCGCTGCGCGAACTGCGGCGGGCGAGTCTCGGCGCGAAGATCCAGGTGGGTGAGCCTGCCGCTGTGAGGCGGCGTGCGGAGCTCGACGCTGAGTGAGATTCCCGGCCTTCTTCGACACCAACGTCCTCTACGGGGCGCTGCTCAACGACTTCGTCCTCGAACTCGCTGATCGCGGGCTGTTCCGGCCGCTGTGGTCGAAGGACGTCCTGTTCGAGCTGGCGAAGAACCTGGTCAAGAACGGGGAGGACCCGGTTCTCGTCGAGAAGCGCGTCGGCACGATGGAGCGCTGCTTCGCCGACGCGATGGTCACCGGCTACGACGACCTGGTGCCCACGATGACGAACGACGAGAAGGATCGGCACGTCCTCGCCGCCGCCGTCCGTGGTGGCGCCGAGGTGCTGGTGACGTTCAACACGAAGGACTTCCCGCCGGGGTCCGTCGAACCGTTCGACCTCGAGATCCTCCACCCCGACGTCTTCCTGCTGGATCAGCTCGACCTGTACCGCGCGCCGACGCTCCGCGCCCTGGTCGAGCTCGTCGAGGGGTACGACTCTCCGGCGATGACCGTCGACGACTTCCTGCTCGCACTCGCCCGCGCCGGGGTGCCGCAGTTCGTGGCCGCCGTCCGGTCGAAGCTCGACTGACCCGTCCCGAAGGGACCGAGGCAGGAGCGTCACGCGCCGGCCGCCGGGCGGCGGCTCACGCGGCGGCCGGGCCGACCCGTTAACGGAAGAAACCCCCGCCATGTAGAAGCTAGGCGAGGGTTTCCGTGGCTCCGACGGGCGTCGATCCCGTGACCTCACGATTTTCAGTCGTGCGCTCTACCAACTGAGCTACAGAGCCGTGGCGAGGAGCCGTCCGAGGACGACCGTGCCGCGAGGAGACGAACTCGTCGTCTCCTGGAAAAGGCCCTTCCTCTCGGAAGGGCCTCTCTGCGACCCTGACGGGACTTGAACCCGCGACCTCCGCCGTGACAGGGCGGCACGCTAACCAGCTGCGCTACAGGGCCTCGTTGCGAAGACAAGCATACTGCCTTCGAGGCTGTTCGATTTTCACATCCCGTCCGTCTCCGGCCGTTCTGCGGTGGTGCACTTCTCTTGCTGCGGTAGCCCTCATCCGTGACCCCAACGGGATTCGAACCCGTGCTGCCGCCGTGAAAGGGCGGTGTCCTAGGCCACTAAACGATGGGGCCGGAAGCTCGCCGGGGCGACCTGCGGCCGACCCACCATGACTACCGACACGCAAGCATAGGGACAGCGGGCCGGATATGCAAAATCGGTCGCTCGACACCCGACGAAGCACGCCAGCACCCCGTGTGCCCCGGACGGGCGACGCCGATCTCTAGGTCTACGGGAGGGCCTTGACTAGTGTTGGTCGGAATCATCACTCCCGCGCGTCGGAGCCGCACCGCCGCCGAGGGAGGACTCCGTCTCCAGCTCCGAGGTCCCATGCTCCACTCCCCGCGCCGTTCCCGCCCCGCACGCCCCTCCGGCGCGCCGCGGCTCGGCCGTCTCCGCGGCACGGCCCTCGTCTCGGCCGCGGTGGCCCTGCTCGCGGGCCTGCTGGTCGCTCCGCCCGCTCAGGCGGCCGAGTACCCCAGCTGGGCCGACGTCGAGGCGGCGAAGGGCAACACCCAGGCGGCGGCCGCGCAGGTGGAGAACATCACCTCGCTGATCGCCGGACTGCAGGGCGAGGTCGCGGCGGCGCAGGAGCTGGCGCAGCAGCGCGGCGACGAGTACTTCGCGGCGCAGCAGAAGTTCGACGAGGCGTCCGACGAGGCGACCAGGCTCGAGACCCAGGCGACCGCCAGCGCCGACGAGGCCGATGCCGCCTCGCAGCAGGCGGGCCTGCTGGCCGCTCAGCTCTACCGCACCACCGGCACCGATCTGTCGGTCAACATCTTCCTCGACGGCGAGGGCGGCAAGGCCGACGACCTCCTGGGCCGCATCGGCAACATGACCAAGCTGGTCGAGCGCTCCAACGCGATCTACGAGCAGGCCAGCACCGCGAAGAACACCGCCGCGTCGCTCGGCGACCAGGCGGAGGTGGCGACGGCCGCGCGCGAGCAGCTCCGCGTCGCCGCGGAGAGCAAGCTCGCCGAGGCGACGGCCGCGCAGGCCGCCTCGGAGGCCGCGCTCACCGAGCAGCAGAACCAGAGCATCGTCCTCGAGCAGCAGCTCGCCGCCCTCCGCGACACCGAGTCGACGACCGTCGCCGAGTACGAGGCCGGCGTCGCCGCCCGCGAGGCGGAGCGGCTGGCCAGGCTCGCCGCGGAGGAGGCCGCTCGTCAGGCGCAGGCCGAGGCCGCGCGTCAGGCCGCGGCGGCCGCTCGTGCCGCGGCCGCGGCGTCTGCGCCCTCCGGCGGCGGCGGCCGGGGGCGGCGGCTACGTCGCTCCGGCCCCCTCCGCGGGCGGCGGCTCGACCGCGGTCAACGACTCCGGCTGGGTGCGCCCCGCGTCGGGCCGGATCACCGGCACCTTCGGGCCGCGCGGCAGCCTCTCCACCGGCGGCGGCTCGACCAGCTCCTTCCACCGCGGCACCGACATCGCCGGCGGCTGCGGCATCCCGATCTTCGCCGCCCACAGCGGGACGGTGACCTACGCGGGCTGGTTCGGCACCTACGGCAACTGGATCGAGATCAGCAACGGCGACGGCATCAGCACCGGCTACGCGCACATCATGCCCGGCGGCGTCTACGTCGCCGTCGGCCAGCGGGTCGAGGCGGGCGAGCAGATCGCCGCCGTCGGCACCACGGGCGCCTCCACCGGCTGCCACCTGCACTACGAGACCCGCGTCAACGGCACCGCCGTGGACGCCCAGCCGTTCATGGCCGCACGAGGAGTGACACTTGGTTGACGCCCGGAAGACCGCCCGCAGCTTCACCCCCGCTCCTCGCGAGCGGGCCTGGAAGGGAAGGCTCCCGCTGGCGGTCTCGGCCGCCTTCGCCGTGACCGCGGTCACCGCCTCCCTCGGCATCGTCCCGGCTCAGGCGGACGACCCGGCGTATCCGTCCTGGGACGACGTCCAGAACGCGAAGACCGACGAGGCGACCAAGCAGGCCGAGATCGACTCGATCACCGCCCTCATCGGCGGTCTGCAGACCTCGGTCGACGACGCGTCGCTCGTCGCGATGAAGAAGGCCGAGTCCTGGCGCCAGGCGCAGGAGGCGCTCGACGCCGCGGCCGCCGCCGTCGCCGAGCTCGAGGACCGCGCGAACGAGGCCTCGTCGAAGGCGCACACCTCGCAGATGCGCGCCGGCCTCCTCGCCGCGCACCTCTCCCGCTCCGCCGGCGGCGACCTCTCGATGAGCCTCGTCGCGAAGGGCCAGGACGCGGGCGACCTGCTCTACCAGCTCGGCGCCATGTCGCAGCTGTCCGAGCAGTCGCAGCGCGTCTACGCCGACGCCCTCGCCGACAAGCAGAACGCCGAGTCGCTGGCCGAGCAGGCCGACGTCGCCGTCGTCGAGCACCAGAAGCTCTCGGACGCGGCGGACGAGGCCCGCACGAGCGCCGACGCCGCGGCCGCCTCCGCCCGCTCCGCCCTCGCGGCGCAGGAGGCGAAGTCGGAGGAGCTCATCGCGCAGCTCGCGCTGCTCAAGGACTCCACGGTCGAGATCGAGACCGCGTTCCTCGCCGGTGAGCAGCAGCGCAAGGCCGCCGCGGCCGCCGCTGCCGCCGCCGCGAAGGCCGAGGCCGATGCCGCCGCCGCCCGGCCGGCCGCGCAGCCCCAGTCGTCCGGATCCTCGTCGTCGGGCTCCCGCCCCGCCGCGCCGGCCGCGAACCAGCCCTCGGCGCCGGCAGCGAACCAGCCCGTCGTCGAGCAGCCCGCCGTCCAGCCCGCCCCGCAGGAGCCGGCCGCACCAGCGGCTCCGGCCCCGGTTCCGGCGCCCGCCCCGGCGCCCGCCGCCCCGGCGCCCGCTCCGGCCCCGGTGGAGAACCCCGCCCCGCAGCAGAACCAGGTCGAGACCGCCATCTCCTACGCGATGGCGCAGCTCGGCGAGCGCTACGTCCTCGGCGGCATGGGCCCCGACGTCTGGGACTGCTCCGGGCTCACCAAGCAGTCGTACGCGAGCGCCGGCGAGTACATCGGCACGCACTCCGCGACGAACCAGTACAACACCATGGCGAACGAGGGCAAGCTCGTCCCCTACGGCCAGCGCCAGCGCGGCGACCTGCTCTTCTGGTCGGACTCGCCCGGCGACTACTACCACGTCGCGATCTATCTGGGCGACGGCCAGATGATCGAGGCGCCGAACCCCAATTCGCCCGTGCGCGTGCACTCCATCTGGGGCACTCCGACCGGCATGGTCGGCCGCCCGACGGCGTAGCACCGCCCCCACAGCGCCGCCCGAAGACACGAGAACCCGCCCCCTCGAGGCGCCGGCAGCAGCCGGTCGACTCGACGGGGCGGGTTCCGTCGTTCGGGGTCCGTCGTCGTTCGCGGACCCTTCGGGGTCAGTGCCCCTCTTCGGCCAGCTTCTTGATGCCGTCCTGGACGATCTGCTCGGCCTCGGCCGCATCGCCCCAGGCCTCGACCTTGACCCACTTGTTCGGCTCGAGGTCCTTGTAGCGCTCGAAGAAGTGCTTGATCTCGTTCTTGGTCTGCTCCGGGACGTCGCCGATGTCCTGGATGTGCTGCCAGCGCGGGTCCTTCGCGGGGACCACGATCACCTTGGCGTCGGAGCCGGCCTCGTCGCTCATGTTGAGCACGCCGACCGGGCGGACCGAGACGCCGACGCCCGG
Coding sequences:
- a CDS encoding MFS transporter encodes the protein MPDSDRRSLTRSPSPRLITAVLAFAGMSASFMQTLVVPIQSELPTLLGADRSETAWVITATLLSACILTPVSGRLGDLYGKRRMALAALVVLVLGSIVCAFADDVWTLVVGRALQGAVMGVIPLGISILRDTLHRDRLPGAIALVSATLGIGGALGLPLSALVAENLDWHVLFWMSAGLGVLDIVLVLLVIPVSTLRSPGRFDIVGTIGLAIGLSGILIAVSRGNDAGWTSPAILGSGLGGVAVLLIWGWYELRQESPLVDLRVAARPAVLFTNLASVAVGFAFFGAQITLPQRLELPAASGVGFGLSLIVASLVLAPSGLAMMATSPLAARLSAQSGPRLVLVSGAALIAVSYLLILPFGAEVWQILVINALIGVGLGLAYAAMPTLIMHAVPASETAAANGLNSLMRTLGTTLSSAVTAAVLAQLTVSVGAVDLPSSEAFQTTFVIGAIGAVVAVVLGLLIPKVSRPESHPALP
- a CDS encoding GTP pyrophosphokinase family protein — encoded protein: MLQYKFGMDEIVTKVTILQEEFREMREYNPIEHVSSRLKSSDSLIEKIERKGCDTSFEGIAGAITDIAGVRITCSFVSDVYDVFEMLTSQADVRVLEVKDYIANPKENGYKSLHAIVEVPVFLSGGSVDVCVEIQFRTIAMDFWASLEHKIYYKYERQVPQQLLDGLADAARTAAALDADMERLHRQVRGELPLDPVLRVVDV
- a CDS encoding type II CAAX endopeptidase family protein, coding for MNPAAFPPPDPSTVAPEQPPVGAPVPSGPAFAWAPPPEPQPSVDAPYSSLLYLPDPRVRWGLPTAALTIAGIVLPLALLILLFGFGVLPYSPGLVFAGSFASYLVALVIPFAASRLRGLGSLAADYGLRFRWIDVPIGIGLGIGVRIAIVAVLLAFAPLLQDAQGNLELDPDPLWFVLSSVAIPVLVAPVVEEILCRGVVMRAVRNRMLRRKDGAAPPSRGRRVWAAVFSVIASTLVFALLHGHQMVNPATVVTLGATTVIAGLAHGWISTVTGRLGAAIVSHATLNGTAVLLLVLVTALG
- a CDS encoding helix-turn-helix domain-containing protein, which codes for MSTSTDRPRGALKAQTYLPEAGARDEILDFAALMRELEIFLAQNSSKAALVDPQGRARPIPDEIFRILDQVTNALAAGEGITVVPQGATMTTQQAADFLGISRPTLVRLLEAGDIAHDKPGRHRRVRLEDLVAYQADSRAERRAALRELRRASLGAKIQVGEPAAVRRRAELDAE
- a CDS encoding PIN domain-containing protein; this encodes MRFPAFFDTNVLYGALLNDFVLELADRGLFRPLWSKDVLFELAKNLVKNGEDPVLVEKRVGTMERCFADAMVTGYDDLVPTMTNDEKDRHVLAAAVRGGAEVLVTFNTKDFPPGSVEPFDLEILHPDVFLLDQLDLYRAPTLRALVELVEGYDSPAMTVDDFLLALARAGVPQFVAAVRSKLD
- a CDS encoding M23 family metallopeptidase; translation: MPRPRRLRPPAAAAGGGGYVAPAPSAGGGSTAVNDSGWVRPASGRITGTFGPRGSLSTGGGSTSSFHRGTDIAGGCGIPIFAAHSGTVTYAGWFGTYGNWIEISNGDGISTGYAHIMPGGVYVAVGQRVEAGEQIAAVGTTGASTGCHLHYETRVNGTAVDAQPFMAARGVTLG
- a CDS encoding C40 family peptidase, which codes for MVDARKTARSFTPAPRERAWKGRLPLAVSAAFAVTAVTASLGIVPAQADDPAYPSWDDVQNAKTDEATKQAEIDSITALIGGLQTSVDDASLVAMKKAESWRQAQEALDAAAAAVAELEDRANEASSKAHTSQMRAGLLAAHLSRSAGGDLSMSLVAKGQDAGDLLYQLGAMSQLSEQSQRVYADALADKQNAESLAEQADVAVVEHQKLSDAADEARTSADAAAASARSALAAQEAKSEELIAQLALLKDSTVEIETAFLAGEQQRKAAAAAAAAAAKAEADAAAARPAAQPQSSGSSSSGSRPAAPAANQPSAPAANQPVVEQPAVQPAPQEPAAPAAPAPVPAPAPAPAAPAPAPAPVENPAPQQNQVETAISYAMAQLGERYVLGGMGPDVWDCSGLTKQSYASAGEYIGTHSATNQYNTMANEGKLVPYGQRQRGDLLFWSDSPGDYYHVAIYLGDGQMIEAPNPNSPVRVHSIWGTPTGMVGRPTA
- the ppa gene encoding inorganic diphosphatase; amino-acid sequence: MAAYDVVVEIPKGSRNKYEVDHETGRVYLDRVLFTSFVYPTDYGYFENTLGLDGDPVDALVLLEYPVFPGVGVSVRPVGVLNMSDEAGSDAKVIVVPAKDPRWQHIQDIGDVPEQTKNEIKHFFERYKDLEPNKWVKVEAWGDAAEAEQIVQDGIKKLAEEGH